A single window of Prochlorothrix hollandica PCC 9006 = CALU 1027 DNA harbors:
- a CDS encoding response regulator transcription factor, whose product MAPAKILIVDDDPAVRNLIDRFLSTQGYVMQVAADGQQGLILFASFQPDLVILDVNLPDSNGYTLCQTMQQHTGVLVLMLTSRDDESDKLEGFRQGADDYITKPFILSELGARVAAILKRQRSAPSPPPSSSLNLGPLALDPVQREARIGADILPFTALEFDLLYFLSSHPDRVWRRSELIQAVWDYDHVGDQRVVDVHIGQIRKKIDKVTAPDFSATLIKTVRGVGYKLSIPKDPRTVRNP is encoded by the coding sequence ATGGCCCCTGCCAAAATTCTCATTGTTGATGATGATCCTGCTGTGCGTAATCTCATCGATCGATTCCTGTCTACCCAGGGATATGTGATGCAGGTTGCAGCGGATGGACAGCAGGGTTTAATCCTGTTTGCCTCCTTTCAGCCCGATTTGGTGATTTTGGACGTTAATCTGCCCGATAGCAATGGCTATACCCTTTGCCAGACGATGCAACAGCACACAGGAGTCCTGGTGTTGATGCTCACCAGTCGGGACGATGAATCCGACAAACTGGAAGGATTTCGCCAAGGGGCCGATGACTACATCACTAAACCCTTCATCCTCAGTGAGTTAGGGGCTAGGGTGGCCGCCATCCTCAAACGCCAGCGTAGTGCCCCCAGTCCTCCTCCGTCGTCTTCCCTCAACCTTGGCCCGTTGGCCTTGGATCCAGTGCAGCGGGAAGCTCGAATCGGTGCTGATATTCTGCCCTTCACGGCCTTAGAATTTGATTTGCTGTACTTTCTATCCAGTCACCCCGATCGGGTCTGGCGGCGATCGGAACTGATCCAAGCGGTGTGGGACTATGACCATGTGGGGGATCAGCGGGTGGTAGATGTCCACATTGGCCAAATTCGCAAGAAGATCGACAAAGTGACAGCACCAGACTTCTCCGCAACCTTAATCAAAACGGTGCGAGGCGTTGGCTATAAGCTGAGCATTCCCAAGGATCCCAGAACCGTGCGGAACCCTTGA